Part of the Paenibacillus sp. JNUCC32 genome is shown below.
TCATTAATACCGTGCGTTGCGACGGCGTTTGGCAATATATGCTAACCACCCTATCCTCTGGTCATATCGATCAAGCTAAATAGGTAGGTTCACTCACAACAGTGTGAGCTCATTATTTCAGCTTCATTTGAAGTGTGGAGAATTCATCCAGCGGCAATTGTTGAATTTCGGATTTAGTGGCAGACGAATACAAGGCGAAGATAAGTTCCAACGAACGTCTGCTCTCCTCAAGGGTAACCAGATCCCCGCTATGCTTCCCTTGACAAGCGTCGATCATTACTCGATACATAGACACATGTTCATCTTTGTCTTGCAACAGCAATAATGCCTCTTCTTCTGCGTGGGGGTAGCCCTCTATATACCACCGGTCTATTCGCTCCATCTTCGACCCGCTAATACTGATCGTTCCCTTATCTCCCAGCAAAAACAGTGATTGCTCCAAATTTTCTGGCGGCGTTACCGAGTTGGCTTCAATTATAGCTTGAGTACCGTTCGGAAACATCATGAGGCCAATCGCTACATCCTCCGTTTCCTTAGTAGTACGATTATGAGAATATAATCCACCGTAAATTTGAGAAGGCATACCGATATTCCATTGTAATAGATCTATGGCGTGGATACCTTGATTAAGGAGCATCCCACCATCGTGCTCCCAAGTCCCTCTCCACGGCGCAAGCTGAAAATAATGGGCAGGACGAAAAATTCTCAACTTCACGGATGCTGTTACTATTTTTCCTAAAGCTCCTGTAGCAATAAGTTCTTTTATTTTTTTGAACAATGGACGATAACGCAATTGATGGCACACTTGCACAATTCGTTTCCGCTGAGCGGCAAGCTGTATCAATTCATCCACTTCCTGTAAGGAAAGAGCTGCCGGTTTCTCAAGCACAATATGCTTATTAGCTTGCAGCGCTGCTTTAGCTATTGCAGCATGCGTTCCGGATATCGTGGCAATGACGACAATGGCTATCGAAGGATCGGCAAGCAACTCCTCATAATCGCTATACTTAATAATGCTTTCATTCTCTCCCCGTTTCAAAAACCATAAGTCAGCGAGCTCCTTCATCTGGGCTGTATTGACGTCGCACAGGGCAACCAGCTTTGCTTCCGGAAAGCGCGCAATCGATTCAATATGTTTCACTGCAATCGATCCACAACCTATCAGGCCAATCGAAATAACAGTCATTTATTTTTTCCCCCTGTAGTTTTGTAGTAATGAAATGATGACATCCTGTTCTGCCACAGATAAGAAAGGATGAAGGGGGATTGCGAATAATTGTTTCGACAGCTGTTCAGCGACCGGGAAGTCTCCTTGTTGGTACCCCAGAGAGGTATACGCCTTTTGTAAATGAAGCGGGCAAGGATAGTAGATGCCGGTCTGAACTTCTGCTTTTCGCAACATTGCTGTAATCTGCTCTCTTTCATCTGATCCGATACAATATAGATGATATACGCTTCGAGCACCATTCATCTCAAAGGGCAATTTTAAATACGGTAGATTGTTTAGGGACAAGTGATAACGAGCCGCCAAAGTTCGCCGCTTCGTATTCCAATTATCAACATGATTGATAGCTGTGAGCAGGGTGAGTGCATGGAGCTCGTCAAGCCGAGAGTTGTAGCCAATAGTATCATGATAATACTTTTTAGAGCTGCCATGATGA
Proteins encoded:
- a CDS encoding Gfo/Idh/MocA family protein — encoded protein: MTVISIGLIGCGSIAVKHIESIARFPEAKLVALCDVNTAQMKELADLWFLKRGENESIIKYSDYEELLADPSIAIVVIATISGTHAAIAKAALQANKHIVLEKPAALSLQEVDELIQLAAQRKRIVQVCHQLRYRPLFKKIKELIATGALGKIVTASVKLRIFRPAHYFQLAPWRGTWEHDGGMLLNQGIHAIDLLQWNIGMPSQIYGGLYSHNRTTKETEDVAIGLMMFPNGTQAIIEANSVTPPENLEQSLFLLGDKGTISISGSKMERIDRWYIEGYPHAEEEALLLLQDKDEHVSMYRVMIDACQGKHSGDLVTLEESRRSLELIFALYSSATKSEIQQLPLDEFSTLQMKLK